A window of Ruania suaedae contains these coding sequences:
- a CDS encoding DUF47 domain-containing protein gives MRFRLTPRDDAFFELLAAQAAHLVTGADLLAQLIGDDGPDRERFATQLRAAEHEADGAAHEVLRRLNQTFVTPFDRDDIYGLASALDDCMDAMEEAGDLVVLYQLRELPPAVSTQVTVLHRSAELTAAVMPRLRTMGEHVRSYWIEINRLENEADRAYRELLAQLFQGSRFQESPAAVIELIKLKDVIDALEEAADAFERVANQVETLYLKES, from the coding sequence GTGCGCTTTCGCCTGACCCCCCGCGACGACGCGTTCTTCGAGTTGCTGGCCGCCCAGGCCGCTCACCTGGTGACGGGGGCCGACCTGCTCGCCCAGCTCATCGGCGACGACGGCCCCGACCGGGAGCGCTTCGCCACACAGTTGCGTGCGGCCGAGCACGAGGCCGACGGCGCCGCCCACGAGGTGCTGCGGCGGTTGAACCAGACCTTCGTCACCCCCTTCGACCGGGACGACATCTACGGCCTCGCCTCGGCGCTGGACGACTGCATGGACGCGATGGAGGAGGCCGGCGACCTGGTCGTGCTGTACCAGCTGCGCGAGCTCCCACCGGCCGTGTCGACCCAGGTCACGGTGCTGCACCGGTCCGCAGAGCTGACGGCGGCGGTGATGCCGAGGCTGCGCACGATGGGCGAGCACGTGCGTTCGTACTGGATCGAGATCAACCGGCTGGAGAACGAGGCCGACCGCGCCTACCGTGAGCTGCTCGCGCAGCTGTTCCAGGGCTCGCGCTTCCAGGAGAGCCCGGCGGCGGTGATCGAGCTCATCAAGCTCAAGGATGTGATCGACGCCTTGGAGGAGGCTGCCGACGCCTTCGAGCGGGTGGCCAACCAGGTCGAGACCCTCTACCTGAAGGAATCCTGA
- the pstC gene encoding phosphate ABC transporter permease subunit PstC — MATTTPPQDQTRPADKRAPGRLGNVIFKGISTTSGVMILVTLAAVAIFLLYRAWPALVANASAFEEVNFIGGNLWEWVAPLIFGTVLASVIALVVAVPLSIGIALFISHYAPRRLAQLLGYMIDLLAAIPSVIVGLWGSSWLMPLLDPVFTWLTNTLGFIPLFADYTPPARNITTGGLVLAIMIVPIITATIREVFLQTPRLHEEASLALGSTRWEMIRQAVLPFGRSGIISASMLGLGRALGETMAILLILSPGYSINLNLLEAGQHNTIAANIALHFPESSGIAVDALIASGLILFALTFGVNLLARWIINRRAEFSGAN, encoded by the coding sequence GTGGCAACCACCACGCCCCCGCAGGATCAGACCAGGCCCGCGGACAAGCGCGCGCCGGGGCGGCTCGGCAACGTCATCTTCAAGGGCATCTCCACCACCAGCGGTGTGATGATCCTGGTGACCCTGGCCGCCGTCGCGATCTTCCTGCTCTACCGGGCCTGGCCCGCGCTGGTGGCGAACGCCTCGGCGTTCGAGGAGGTCAACTTCATCGGGGGAAACCTGTGGGAGTGGGTCGCCCCGCTGATCTTCGGGACCGTCCTGGCCTCGGTGATCGCCCTGGTGGTCGCGGTGCCGCTGAGCATCGGGATCGCCCTGTTCATCTCCCACTACGCGCCCCGGCGCCTGGCCCAGCTGCTGGGCTACATGATCGACCTGCTCGCGGCGATCCCCTCGGTGATCGTCGGCCTGTGGGGGTCGAGCTGGCTGATGCCGCTGCTGGACCCGGTGTTCACCTGGCTGACCAACACCCTCGGCTTCATCCCGCTGTTCGCGGACTACACCCCGCCGGCACGCAACATCACCACCGGTGGGCTGGTGCTGGCGATCATGATCGTGCCGATCATCACCGCCACCATCCGCGAGGTGTTCCTGCAGACGCCGCGCCTGCACGAGGAGGCCTCCCTGGCGCTGGGCTCGACCCGGTGGGAGATGATCCGCCAGGCGGTGCTGCCGTTCGGGCGCTCAGGCATCATCTCCGCCTCGATGCTGGGTCTGGGACGGGCACTGGGGGAGACGATGGCCATCCTGCTGATCCTCTCGCCCGGGTACTCCATCAACCTCAACCTGCTTGAGGCAGGCCAGCACAACACGATCGCGGCCAACATCGCGCTGCATTTCCCCGAGTCCAGCGGGATCGCCGTCGATGCGCTGATCGCCTCCGGCCTCATCCTGTTCGCACTGACCTTCGGGGTGAACCTGCTCGCCCGCTGGATCATCAATCGCCGCGCCGAGTTCTCGGGAGCCAACTGA
- a CDS encoding threonine aldolase family protein: MIQLASDNYAAMHPEVLEALAAVGSGPAPAYGADPTTASLAQAVRRTFGEGAQAYPVLTGTGANVVALTAMLPRWGAVIATEHAHLHTDENGAPERVSGIKVLPVPAPGARLTPAAIERYAADLGDVHRAQPLAVSLTQATELGTVYTPAQVRAVTEAAHAAGMAVHMDGARLANAAAALGLSLRELTTDCGVDVLSFGGTKNGAALAEAVIVLDPRAVTGVEMVRKASMQLASKQRYTAAQLLALLDGGAGADPLWRRNASHANAMARRLRQGCSAVAGVNPTQPTEANVVFATVPRTLAAALREEAVFYDWGLGETRDRVEVRWMCSWDTRAEDVDAFARRVGALA, from the coding sequence ATGATCCAGCTCGCCTCCGACAACTACGCCGCGATGCACCCCGAGGTGCTCGAGGCGCTCGCGGCCGTGGGGAGCGGCCCTGCGCCCGCCTACGGCGCCGATCCCACGACGGCGTCCCTCGCCCAGGCGGTGCGCCGCACCTTCGGCGAGGGTGCGCAGGCCTACCCGGTGCTCACCGGCACCGGCGCCAACGTCGTCGCGCTCACCGCGATGCTGCCGCGCTGGGGTGCGGTGATCGCTACCGAGCACGCCCACCTGCACACCGACGAGAACGGTGCCCCCGAACGGGTCAGCGGCATCAAGGTGCTTCCCGTGCCTGCCCCGGGTGCTCGGCTGACCCCGGCGGCGATCGAGCGCTACGCCGCCGACCTCGGTGACGTGCACCGGGCGCAGCCGCTGGCGGTCTCGCTCACCCAGGCCACCGAGCTCGGCACGGTCTACACCCCCGCTCAGGTCCGCGCCGTGACCGAGGCGGCCCACGCGGCCGGGATGGCGGTGCACATGGACGGCGCCCGCCTGGCCAATGCGGCTGCCGCGCTGGGGCTGAGCCTGCGCGAGCTCACCACCGACTGCGGCGTGGACGTGCTCTCCTTCGGGGGCACCAAGAACGGAGCAGCACTCGCCGAGGCGGTGATCGTGCTCGACCCCCGCGCGGTGACCGGGGTGGAGATGGTGCGCAAGGCGAGCATGCAGCTGGCCTCGAAGCAGCGTTACACCGCAGCCCAGCTGCTCGCGTTGCTGGACGGGGGTGCTGGCGCTGATCCGCTGTGGCGCCGCAATGCCTCCCATGCCAACGCGATGGCGAGGCGGCTGCGGCAGGGGTGCTCCGCCGTCGCCGGGGTGAACCCGACTCAGCCCACCGAGGCGAACGTGGTGTTCGCGACCGTGCCGCGCACCCTGGCCGCCGCACTGCGGGAGGAGGCGGTGTTCTACGACTGGGGCCTGGGCGAGACCCGGGACCGGGTGGAGGTGCGCTGGATGTGCTCGTGGGACACCCGCGCCGAGGACGTCGACGCCTTCGCCCGCCGGGTGGGTGCACTCGCGTAG
- a CDS encoding septum formation family protein encodes MNTRTLTRSALALVGVAGMTVSMSACGMLGGSVASAEVGECTNIEDLQSQEITEINTVDCTEEHDAQFFHKFDMDGDGGFPGDEAISTAAEEGCLGEFESFVGSAYEESTLFVNYIAPSEQSWDEADDREILCVLYLDDGSTATESWEGSGV; translated from the coding sequence ATGAACACCCGAACCCTGACCCGCTCTGCGCTTGCTCTCGTCGGAGTCGCCGGCATGACCGTCTCGATGAGCGCCTGCGGCATGCTCGGCGGCTCGGTGGCCTCGGCCGAGGTGGGCGAGTGCACCAACATCGAGGACCTGCAGAGCCAGGAGATCACCGAGATCAACACGGTGGACTGCACCGAGGAGCACGACGCGCAGTTCTTCCATAAGTTCGACATGGACGGCGACGGCGGGTTCCCCGGGGACGAGGCCATCTCGACCGCCGCCGAAGAGGGCTGCCTCGGAGAGTTCGAGTCATTCGTCGGCTCCGCCTACGAGGAGTCGACGCTCTTCGTGAACTACATCGCTCCCAGCGAGCAGAGCTGGGACGAGGCTGACGACCGCGAGATCCTCTGCGTGCTCTACCTGGACGACGGCTCCACCGCCACCGAGTCCTGGGAAGGCTCGGGGGTCTGA
- a CDS encoding inorganic phosphate transporter, whose translation MELALVLLVVAIALVFGYTNGFHDAANSIATSVSTRALTPHVALVLAAVMNFVGALLGTGVAETIGSGIIDTPLGTYGLVVVLAGLLGAISWNVLTWWLGLPTSSSHALIGGLTGAGIASAATVHWTVIWELVVIPMLASPLVGFVLAFAVMIGLLWVVRNAAPGRITRRFRLLQTVSAAAMALGHGLQDAQKTMGVIVLALVAGGLQTGFEIPLWVKLTSALALALGTYAGGWRIVRTLGRRVIELDPARGFVAESVAAGVLYTTALALQAPISTTHTITSAIMGVGATRRLSAVRWGVARRILMAWVLTIPGAALVAAGAYLLLSLLT comes from the coding sequence GTGGAGCTCGCCCTCGTCCTGCTGGTGGTCGCGATCGCGCTGGTCTTCGGCTACACGAACGGCTTCCATGACGCGGCCAACTCGATCGCCACCTCGGTCTCCACCCGGGCGCTGACACCGCACGTGGCACTGGTGCTGGCCGCCGTCATGAACTTCGTCGGAGCCCTGCTGGGCACCGGGGTGGCGGAGACGATCGGCTCGGGCATCATCGATACACCCCTGGGCACCTACGGTCTCGTGGTCGTCCTCGCCGGGCTCCTGGGCGCGATCTCGTGGAACGTGCTCACCTGGTGGCTCGGGCTGCCGACCTCCTCCTCCCACGCGCTCATCGGTGGTCTGACCGGTGCCGGTATCGCCTCGGCGGCCACCGTGCACTGGACCGTCATCTGGGAGCTGGTGGTGATTCCCATGCTCGCCTCTCCGCTGGTCGGCTTCGTGCTCGCCTTTGCGGTGATGATCGGCCTGCTGTGGGTGGTCCGCAACGCCGCACCGGGGCGCATCACCCGGCGGTTCCGGCTGCTGCAGACCGTCTCGGCGGCGGCGATGGCGCTCGGCCACGGCCTGCAGGATGCGCAGAAGACCATGGGGGTGATCGTGCTCGCGCTGGTAGCCGGTGGGCTGCAGACCGGCTTCGAGATCCCGCTGTGGGTCAAGCTGACGTCGGCACTCGCGCTCGCGCTGGGCACCTACGCGGGCGGCTGGCGGATCGTGCGCACCCTCGGCCGCCGGGTGATCGAGCTGGACCCGGCCCGCGGGTTCGTGGCCGAGTCCGTGGCGGCGGGCGTGCTGTACACCACCGCGCTGGCGTTGCAGGCCCCGATCTCGACGACGCACACCATCACCTCGGCGATCATGGGCGTGGGTGCCACGCGCCGGCTCTCGGCGGTGCGGTGGGGTGTGGCCCGGCGGATCCTGATGGCATGGGTGCTCACCATCCCCGGCGCCGCGCTGGTCGCTGCCGGTGCGTATCTGCTGCTCTCCCTGCTGACCTGA
- the pstA gene encoding phosphate ABC transporter permease PstA yields the protein MSVAAPPVPTRTHRRLPGWAPYVVLAGSVALTAALLLALGSLDIAPLFFVGAIVYAVAITAVSTVIEGRRWATDRLATTLVTFAFLLALIPLISLLVKVVGDGAGRFSWEFLTTDMVGIFGSMVEGGVAHAIVGTIYVTGIAGLISVPLGIFTAIYLVEYGSGPIKRGITLLVDVMTGIPSIVAGLFAYTLFLVIFGPAYKSALIGGIALAVLMTPYVIRSAEEMLKLVPNELREASYALGVPKWLTIVKVVLRTAVAGITSGVMIATARVIGETAPLLVTVGTTQAMNWDAFDGRIETLPVYVFRQYAQGGPAADRAWAAALTLLLIVMALNLVGRLVSKFFSPKGGR from the coding sequence ATGTCCGTCGCCGCTCCTCCCGTCCCCACCCGCACGCACCGGCGGCTCCCGGGCTGGGCCCCCTATGTCGTCCTCGCCGGCTCGGTCGCCCTGACCGCCGCGCTCCTGCTCGCCCTGGGCTCGCTGGACATCGCGCCGCTCTTCTTCGTCGGCGCGATCGTCTACGCCGTCGCCATCACCGCGGTCTCGACGGTCATCGAGGGGCGCCGGTGGGCGACCGACCGGCTCGCCACGACCCTGGTGACCTTTGCCTTTCTGCTCGCGCTCATCCCGCTGATCTCGCTCCTGGTCAAGGTCGTCGGTGACGGCGCTGGGCGGTTCAGCTGGGAGTTCCTCACCACCGACATGGTCGGGATCTTCGGCTCCATGGTGGAGGGCGGTGTCGCGCACGCGATCGTCGGCACCATCTACGTCACCGGGATCGCCGGCCTGATCTCGGTGCCGCTGGGAATCTTCACGGCCATCTATCTCGTCGAGTACGGCAGCGGCCCGATCAAGCGCGGCATCACGCTGTTGGTCGACGTGATGACCGGTATCCCCTCCATCGTGGCCGGGTTGTTCGCCTACACGCTCTTCCTGGTGATCTTCGGCCCGGCCTACAAGTCGGCACTCATCGGTGGCATCGCCCTGGCGGTACTGATGACCCCGTACGTGATCCGCAGTGCCGAGGAGATGCTCAAGCTGGTGCCGAACGAGCTACGCGAGGCCTCCTACGCCCTCGGGGTGCCGAAGTGGCTGACCATCGTCAAGGTGGTGCTGCGCACCGCCGTGGCCGGCATCACCTCCGGCGTGATGATCGCCACCGCGCGCGTGATCGGTGAGACGGCCCCGCTCCTTGTTACCGTCGGCACCACGCAGGCCATGAACTGGGACGCGTTCGACGGCCGGATCGAGACCCTGCCGGTCTACGTGTTCCGGCAGTACGCGCAGGGCGGCCCGGCGGCCGACCGGGCCTGGGCCGCCGCGCTCACGCTGCTGCTGATCGTCATGGCGCTCAACCTCGTCGGACGCCTGGTGAGCAAGTTCTTCTCCCCCAAGGGTGGACGATGA
- the pstB gene encoding phosphate ABC transporter ATP-binding protein PstB, whose product MSKRIDVSDLNVYYGSFLAVEGVDMTIEARSVTALIGPSGCGKSTFLRTLNRMHEVIPGAYVQGKAVMDGKDLYAPNVDPVEVRRQIGMVFQRPNPFPTMSIADNVLAGVKLNNRRISRPDAADLVERALTSANLWKEVKDRLDRPGSSLSGGQQQRLCIARAIAVQPDVLLMDEPCSALDPISTLAIEDLIHELKNDYTIVIVTHNMQQAARVSDRTGFFNIEGTGKPGHLIEMDDTTTMFSSPSVKATEDYISGRFG is encoded by the coding sequence GTGTCTAAGCGCATCGATGTCAGCGACCTGAACGTCTACTACGGCAGCTTCCTCGCCGTCGAGGGTGTCGACATGACGATCGAGGCCCGCTCGGTCACCGCGTTGATCGGACCCTCCGGCTGCGGCAAGTCCACCTTCCTGCGGACGCTGAACCGGATGCACGAGGTCATTCCCGGGGCCTACGTCCAGGGCAAGGCCGTGATGGACGGCAAGGACCTGTACGCCCCGAACGTGGACCCGGTGGAGGTGCGCCGGCAGATCGGTATGGTCTTCCAGCGCCCGAACCCGTTCCCGACGATGTCGATCGCGGACAACGTGCTGGCCGGCGTCAAGCTCAACAATCGCCGGATCTCCCGGCCCGACGCCGCTGACCTAGTCGAGCGGGCGCTGACGAGCGCGAATCTCTGGAAGGAGGTCAAGGACCGGCTCGACCGGCCCGGCTCCTCCCTCTCCGGTGGTCAGCAGCAGCGCCTGTGCATCGCCCGGGCGATCGCGGTGCAGCCGGACGTGCTGCTGATGGACGAGCCATGCTCGGCGCTGGACCCGATCTCCACACTCGCGATCGAGGACCTGATCCACGAGCTGAAGAACGACTACACGATCGTCATCGTGACGCACAACATGCAGCAGGCGGCGCGCGTCTCCGACCGCACCGGCTTCTTCAACATCGAGGGCACCGGCAAGCCCGGCCACCTCATCGAGATGGACGACACCACCACGATGTTCTCCTCGCCCTCGGTCAAGGCCACCGAGGACTACATCTCCGGCCGGTTCGGCTGA
- a CDS encoding FABP family protein, which yields MSFAIPEGLAPETYPIAWLAGTWRGPGFLAYPGIEERPILMEVSFTSDGGPYLAYSATTWLLENPPTSLEGEIDVAAMQAGEVWATESGFWRVPPQENAPADGQGPPRSELEVLISEPTGHASVYLGAVQGPRITLVTDLIARTASAAEITAARRMYGLVNSELMWATDLAAFGQEMQSYASGRLQRQD from the coding sequence ATGAGTTTCGCCATCCCCGAGGGCCTGGCCCCGGAGACCTACCCGATCGCCTGGCTCGCGGGCACGTGGCGCGGCCCGGGCTTCCTCGCCTATCCCGGGATCGAGGAGCGCCCGATCCTGATGGAGGTCAGCTTCACCTCCGACGGCGGCCCCTACCTCGCCTACTCCGCCACCACCTGGCTGCTGGAGAACCCGCCCACCTCGCTCGAGGGGGAGATCGACGTGGCCGCGATGCAGGCCGGCGAGGTCTGGGCCACCGAGTCCGGCTTCTGGCGCGTCCCGCCGCAGGAGAACGCTCCGGCGGACGGCCAGGGCCCGCCGCGCAGCGAACTCGAGGTGCTGATCAGCGAGCCGACCGGGCACGCCAGCGTCTATCTCGGCGCCGTGCAGGGCCCGCGGATCACGCTGGTCACCGATCTGATCGCCCGCACCGCCTCGGCCGCGGAGATCACGGCCGCTCGTCGGATGTACGGCCTGGTCAACTCCGAGCTGATGTGGGCCACCGACCTGGCCGCCTTCGGCCAGGAGATGCAGTCCTATGCCTCCGGCAGGCTGCAGCGCCAGGACTGA
- the ygfZ gene encoding CAF17-like 4Fe-4S cluster assembly/insertion protein YgfZ, which translates to MSLSNRPGAVAASGPDAGVAAHYGNPVLEQRALERGIGVVDLSHLGVVTVTGPDRLSWLNTLSSQLIDLAPGAGTELLLLDPNGRIEHAAAVADDGQTAWLVTETAWAQPLADFLDSMRFMLRVEVELRSDVVVLGTSAEGPDLGALVPVEVALAPERSLGWTDAWPVTAPGSTRYGPADEEHPGNDWHPRLHLVRREAVDQVVVSAEAAGARLAGAWAWEALRVAAWRPRLGREVDERTIPHELDWLRTAVHLNKGCYRGQETIARVFNLGRPPRRLVMLHLDGSEHTLPEAGEEVHLGERVVGRVTTVVRHHELGPIALAVIKRSIDPTAELTAGGVAAAQEIVVSPEGQGTGRPEPATGPSLRRRTL; encoded by the coding sequence ATGAGCCTGAGCAACCGACCCGGAGCAGTGGCCGCGTCCGGCCCCGACGCCGGCGTGGCCGCCCACTACGGCAACCCCGTGCTCGAGCAGCGTGCCCTCGAGCGCGGGATCGGGGTGGTCGACCTGTCCCACCTCGGGGTGGTCACCGTGACCGGCCCGGACCGCCTCTCCTGGCTCAACACCCTCTCCTCGCAGCTGATCGACCTGGCCCCCGGTGCCGGCACCGAGCTGCTGCTGCTGGACCCGAACGGCCGCATCGAGCACGCGGCCGCCGTCGCCGACGACGGGCAGACCGCCTGGCTGGTCACCGAGACCGCGTGGGCCCAGCCGCTGGCCGACTTCCTCGATTCCATGCGCTTCATGCTCCGGGTCGAGGTGGAGCTGCGCAGCGATGTCGTCGTGCTCGGGACCAGCGCCGAGGGCCCTGACCTGGGCGCACTCGTCCCCGTCGAGGTCGCCCTCGCACCCGAGCGCTCCCTCGGCTGGACCGACGCCTGGCCCGTGACCGCACCCGGCTCCACCCGCTACGGACCCGCCGATGAGGAGCACCCCGGCAACGACTGGCACCCCCGCCTTCACCTGGTCCGGCGCGAGGCCGTGGACCAGGTGGTCGTCTCCGCCGAGGCCGCCGGTGCCCGCCTGGCCGGCGCCTGGGCATGGGAGGCCCTGCGGGTGGCCGCCTGGCGACCGCGGCTGGGCCGCGAGGTGGACGAGCGCACCATCCCGCACGAGTTGGACTGGCTGCGCACCGCCGTGCATCTGAACAAGGGCTGCTACCGCGGCCAGGAGACGATCGCCCGGGTCTTCAACCTCGGGCGCCCGCCCCGGCGGCTGGTGATGCTGCATCTCGACGGCAGTGAGCACACCCTGCCCGAGGCAGGCGAGGAGGTCCACCTGGGTGAGCGGGTCGTCGGCCGCGTCACCACCGTGGTGCGCCACCACGAGCTCGGCCCGATTGCCCTCGCGGTCATCAAGCGTTCCATCGATCCCACGGCCGAACTGACCGCGGGCGGGGTGGCCGCTGCCCAGGAGATCGTGGTGAGCCCTGAGGGTCAGGGCACCGGCAGGCCGGAGCCTGCCACCGGCCCGAGCCTGCGGCGCCGGACCCTCTGA
- a CDS encoding winged helix-turn-helix transcriptional regulator, producing MVDLLLLTQEAGGSARVLPALTLLSHRVRVVPNEPAALLEAPESEVVLIDARHDLARARATCQLMRSTGMEVPVVLVLGEGGLSVVRPDWGAHDIVLAAAGPAEVDARLRLVVGRSQLAAGDDDPEQIEAGDLTIDAGGYTARLRGQALDLTFKEFELLKYLSQHPGRVFTRAQLLQEVWGYDYFGGTRTVDVHVRRLRAKLGPEHDQMIGTVRNVGYRFDLPRHAPGAEVPARDEA from the coding sequence GTGGTCGACCTTCTTCTGCTGACCCAGGAGGCCGGTGGATCCGCACGGGTGCTGCCGGCCCTCACCCTGCTCAGCCATCGGGTGCGCGTGGTGCCCAACGAGCCCGCCGCCCTGCTCGAGGCACCCGAGTCCGAGGTGGTGCTGATCGACGCCCGCCACGACCTGGCCAGGGCGCGCGCGACCTGCCAGCTGATGCGCTCGACCGGGATGGAGGTCCCGGTGGTGCTCGTTCTCGGCGAGGGTGGGCTGTCGGTGGTCCGGCCCGACTGGGGCGCCCACGACATCGTGCTCGCCGCTGCCGGCCCGGCCGAGGTGGACGCCAGGCTGCGCCTCGTCGTCGGCCGTAGTCAGCTCGCCGCCGGGGACGACGACCCCGAGCAGATCGAGGCCGGTGACCTGACGATCGACGCCGGTGGGTACACCGCCCGGCTGCGCGGGCAGGCCCTCGACCTGACGTTCAAGGAGTTCGAGCTCCTCAAGTACCTGAGCCAGCACCCCGGCCGGGTCTTCACCCGGGCCCAGCTGCTGCAGGAGGTGTGGGGCTACGACTACTTCGGGGGTACCCGCACGGTCGACGTCCACGTGCGGCGGCTGCGGGCCAAACTCGGTCCCGAGCACGACCAGATGATCGGGACCGTGCGCAACGTGGGGTACCGCTTCGACCTGCCGCGGCACGCACCGGGGGCCGAGGTGCCCGCGCGCGACGAGGCGTGA
- a CDS encoding FUSC family protein: MSAAGSRRGDLRAARAALSGRLRRGGRRLRGDAWPILTGALAAGVAYGIAHWVVGHEIPVFAAIAAWVCLGFSADRRPRKVAELALGVTLGVAAGELVGAVIGSGPVQIAVVLAAAVAVARLVDGAAMLAMQAGVQAVVVVALPPTLGGDGVGRWLDALIGGALALLVASLLPVDVRRRARNLASSGLTEISRTLADVARGIRTADEDTVDDALTRARGSQGVIDEWSALVRDSLAATRFTPSRLRHDADLLRLQRAATLCDRAMRNTRVIARRAWTTAQGMIEQERLVDLLSTLSRSAADLAFSLGSGSDPAGLRNRLLAVAAQLDPQTFTGWHAQTLVVLMRSLVVDLLEMTGMSAEQARRALADIAPDGGDDQPGPPRLTR; this comes from the coding sequence ATGAGCGCTGCCGGCTCGCGGCGCGGCGACCTCCGGGCTGCGCGGGCAGCGCTCTCCGGCCGGCTGCGGCGCGGCGGCCGGCGCCTGCGCGGGGACGCCTGGCCGATCCTCACCGGTGCCCTCGCGGCGGGGGTCGCCTACGGGATCGCCCACTGGGTGGTGGGCCACGAGATCCCGGTGTTCGCGGCGATCGCCGCCTGGGTCTGCCTCGGCTTCAGTGCCGATCGCCGGCCCCGCAAGGTCGCCGAACTGGCACTCGGGGTGACGCTCGGGGTGGCCGCCGGCGAGCTGGTGGGAGCCGTGATCGGTTCCGGCCCGGTGCAGATCGCGGTGGTGCTCGCCGCCGCCGTCGCCGTTGCCCGCCTCGTCGACGGCGCAGCGATGCTGGCCATGCAGGCCGGGGTGCAGGCCGTGGTGGTGGTGGCCCTGCCCCCCACCCTCGGCGGTGACGGCGTGGGCCGGTGGCTGGACGCGCTCATCGGCGGCGCCCTCGCCCTGCTGGTGGCCTCCCTGCTGCCGGTCGACGTGCGCCGCCGCGCCCGCAACCTCGCCTCCTCGGGCCTGACCGAGATCTCCCGGACGCTGGCCGACGTCGCCCGCGGGATCCGCACCGCTGATGAGGACACCGTCGACGACGCCCTGACCCGGGCGCGCGGCTCCCAGGGGGTGATCGACGAGTGGAGCGCCCTGGTGCGCGACTCCCTCGCCGCCACCCGGTTCACCCCCAGCCGGCTGCGCCACGACGCCGACCTGCTGCGGCTGCAGCGGGCCGCGACCCTGTGTGACCGGGCGATGCGCAACACCCGCGTGATCGCCCGCCGGGCGTGGACCACCGCCCAGGGGATGATCGAGCAGGAGCGGCTCGTGGATCTGCTGAGCACACTCTCCCGCTCGGCCGCCGATCTGGCCTTCTCCCTGGGCTCGGGCTCGGACCCGGCGGGCCTGCGCAACCGCCTGCTCGCGGTGGCCGCGCAGCTCGACCCCCAGACCTTCACCGGCTGGCACGCCCAGACTCTCGTGGTCCTGATGCGCTCGCTGGTGGTGGACCTGCTCGAGATGACCGGCATGTCCGCCGAGCAGGCGCGCCGTGCGCTCGCGGATATCGCGCCGGACGGCGGGGACGACCAGCCCGGCCCCCCTAGGCTCACCCGATGA